From the Fibrobacter sp. UBA4297 genome, one window contains:
- the truA gene encoding tRNA pseudouridine(38-40) synthase TruA encodes MRYRFRCEYLGSAFYGWQEQNCGGKLRFVTVQSTLEEALSIALRAPIRVVGSGRTDTGVHARGQCVHFDFDGELDPQKVVRSVNGLTKRLIRIRDLEPCAPDFNARYDAVLRYYQYTIFTRPVALMRDFGWECGSLNLDIDAMGREAQSFLGEHDFIDFCIPRNDGKSTLCTLSEFRLERLNDWSCMFHIKGNRFLHRQVRAMVGTLFDVGRGRYPEGTVNQIFEKKFKGERTWAPPQGLVLENVEYRDY; translated from the coding sequence ATGCGTTACCGCTTTCGTTGTGAATATCTAGGCAGCGCCTTTTACGGCTGGCAAGAACAAAATTGTGGCGGCAAACTCCGCTTTGTAACCGTGCAGTCCACGCTCGAAGAGGCGTTGTCGATTGCGTTACGTGCGCCCATCCGCGTGGTGGGGTCGGGCCGAACAGATACGGGTGTCCATGCCCGCGGCCAGTGTGTCCACTTTGATTTTGATGGTGAACTGGACCCGCAGAAGGTTGTTCGTTCTGTGAATGGGCTTACCAAGCGCTTGATTCGCATTCGCGATTTAGAGCCTTGTGCTCCGGACTTCAACGCTCGCTACGATGCTGTTTTACGTTATTACCAGTACACGATTTTTACGCGCCCGGTGGCGCTAATGCGTGATTTTGGCTGGGAGTGTGGCTCGCTGAACCTGGATATCGATGCAATGGGCCGCGAGGCGCAGTCGTTCCTTGGTGAACATGATTTTATTGATTTTTGCATCCCGCGTAACGATGGAAAATCGACGCTTTGCACGTTGAGCGAGTTCCGTCTGGAACGCTTGAACGACTGGAGCTGCATGTTCCATATTAAAGGAAACCGCTTTTTGCACCGCCAGGTGCGCGCCATGGTCGGGACGCTTTTTGATGTTGGTCGAGGCCGTTATCCCGAAGGAACGGTCAACCAAATTTTCGAGAAAAAGTTCAAAGGCGAACGCACGTGGGCGCCCCCGCAGGGGCTCGTGCTGGAGAATGTGGAATATAGGGATTATTGA
- a CDS encoding divergent polysaccharide deacetylase family protein has translation MIKLKHIVALFLASGIFAGLSYFLNNQDKAQLILEKIEETTGIQESKVAPTEKDTVNFAQRLQDEMKIISSSFSKRSKRTIWTLARGKTIVVYLLQAQKFIQAHGGTILSMEELSENPNAYQSAWVDVLTPQGDSLHLTLQVSENIFMKNASLMSVVFQTTSLTPEIIAKLNNLDYPFDMLIPPFGVDEKFYKSLDKIRNKEIVLWLAMESTKLNKVHNKLRPLRIHHTAEQIEETINKAKEVLPSAAGIATRYGEQAVKHKQLLQAILKPAEKNDMWFMDLSMEDRTVVPQTCKDFKLVCKIAFPYNPENSSIEDYIHQKLREAPKSGTSIMIIPLTEQNLSKIEDIAAKTAKQGTTLVDLSTLFNSK, from the coding sequence ATGATAAAGCTTAAACACATTGTCGCACTATTTTTAGCATCGGGGATTTTTGCAGGGCTGTCCTATTTTTTGAACAACCAGGATAAAGCGCAACTTATTCTCGAAAAAATTGAAGAAACTACAGGCATTCAAGAATCCAAAGTAGCACCAACAGAAAAAGACACTGTTAATTTCGCACAAAGGCTGCAAGACGAGATGAAAATTATTTCGTCTAGTTTTTCGAAACGTTCCAAGCGAACCATTTGGACTCTCGCTCGCGGAAAAACAATTGTAGTCTATCTCCTGCAAGCCCAAAAATTCATTCAGGCACACGGTGGCACAATCCTTTCGATGGAAGAACTGAGCGAAAATCCCAACGCCTACCAATCGGCATGGGTAGACGTTTTAACACCTCAAGGAGACTCGCTTCATCTGACGCTCCAAGTTTCAGAAAATATTTTTATGAAAAATGCGTCGCTCATGTCAGTTGTATTCCAGACAACAAGCCTTACTCCAGAAATCATCGCTAAGCTAAACAACCTAGACTACCCGTTTGACATGCTGATTCCACCATTCGGAGTCGATGAAAAATTTTATAAGAGTTTAGACAAAATCCGCAACAAGGAAATCGTTCTTTGGCTTGCCATGGAATCGACCAAGCTAAACAAAGTTCACAACAAATTGCGTCCACTCCGCATCCACCACACGGCAGAACAAATCGAAGAAACCATCAACAAAGCAAAAGAGGTTCTCCCAAGCGCAGCAGGCATTGCAACTCGCTATGGCGAACAAGCGGTCAAGCACAAACAACTTTTGCAAGCCATTCTCAAGCCCGCAGAAAAAAACGACATGTGGTTTATGGACTTGTCCATGGAAGACCGAACGGTCGTACCACAGACCTGCAAGGACTTTAAACTTGTATGCAAAATAGCGTTCCCTTACAATCCAGAAAACAGTTCAATTGAGGACTACATCCATCAAAAGCTCAGGGAAGCGCCCAAAAGCGGGACATCGATTATGATTATCCCACTGACGGAACAAAATTTGTCTAAAATTGAGGATATCGCCGCAAAAACGGCAAAGCAAGGCACTACTCTCGTAGACCTTTCAACTTTATTCAATTCTAAATAG
- a CDS encoding pyridoxine 5'-phosphate synthase — translation MSIKLGVNVDHIATIREARKGKEPDPVAAAMIAELAGCNGITAHLREDKRHIQDRDIRLLRGTVTTKLNLEMAPTQAMVQFAINRQPDMVTLVPEVHTELSTEDGLNVSAKIDELAKYIMTLRNNDIQVSVFIDAETEQVKAAKKVGANYVEFNTGKYATAFELGSREEVDREISALQDMTVLAHKYGLNVFAGRGLNYRNVEAVAQIDGIDEIIIGHSIVSRAALVGMERAVKEMIEAIRS, via the coding sequence ATGTCTATCAAACTTGGTGTAAATGTGGATCACATTGCGACAATCCGTGAAGCACGCAAGGGCAAAGAACCTGATCCGGTAGCCGCCGCCATGATTGCGGAACTCGCCGGTTGCAACGGCATTACGGCCCACCTCCGTGAAGACAAGCGCCACATCCAGGACCGCGACATCAGACTCCTCCGCGGAACGGTGACCACTAAATTGAATCTTGAAATGGCTCCGACGCAAGCAATGGTGCAGTTCGCCATCAACCGCCAGCCGGACATGGTCACGCTCGTCCCGGAAGTTCACACCGAGCTTTCAACAGAAGACGGCCTGAACGTTTCTGCAAAGATTGACGAACTTGCAAAGTACATCATGACGCTCCGCAACAATGACATACAGGTGAGCGTGTTCATCGATGCCGAAACAGAACAGGTCAAGGCTGCGAAGAAGGTCGGCGCAAATTACGTTGAATTCAACACGGGCAAATACGCCACCGCTTTTGAACTCGGCAGCCGCGAAGAAGTCGATCGTGAAATTTCAGCTTTGCAAGACATGACTGTTCTCGCCCACAAGTATGGATTAAACGTGTTCGCTGGTCGTGGACTCAACTACAGAAACGTAGAAGCCGTTGCACAAATTGACGGCATTGATGAAATCATCATCGGCCACAGCATTGTTAGCCGCGCCGCCCTCGTTGGTATGGAACGCGCCGTGAAGGAAATGATTGAAGCAATTAGAAGTTAG